A single region of the Vicia villosa cultivar HV-30 ecotype Madison, WI linkage group LG4, Vvil1.0, whole genome shotgun sequence genome encodes:
- the LOC131595064 gene encoding beta-galactosidase-like: MTMERKFDMVLVLLFLCFCVCSVTASVTYDHKAIVINGQRRILISGSIHYPRSTPQMWPDLIQKAKDGGVDVIETYVFWNGHEPSQGNYYFEDRFDLVKFVKVVQQAGLYVHLRIGPYVCAEWNFGGFPVWLKYVPGVAFRTDNEPFKAAMQKFTAKIVSIMKGERLFQSQGGPIILSQIENEYGPVEWEIGAPGKAYTKWAAQMAVGLNTGVPWIMCKQEDAPDPIIDTCNGYYCENFSPNKNYKPKMWTENWTGWYTDFGSAVPYRPAEDLAFSVARFVQNRGSYVNYYMYHGGTNFGRTTSGLFIATSYDYDAPIDEYGLTNEPKWGHLKNLHKAIKQCESALVSVDPTVSWPGKNLEVHLYKTSFGACAAFLANYDTSSWAKVPFGNGHYDLPPWSISILPDCKTEVFNTAKVNAPRFHRKMTPVNSGFNWQSYNEQPAATGGESSITINALLEQVKVTRDSSDYLWYMTDVNISPNEAFLKNGQYPVLTAMSAGHVLHVFVNGQLSGTAYGGIDNPKLTLSSSVKLWAGNNKISLLSVAVGLSNVGLHYETWNVGVLGPVTLKGLNEGTRDLSKQKWSYKTGLKGESLNLHTTTGSSSVKWTQGSFLSKKQPLTWYKTTFSAPAGNDPLALDMSSMGKGEIWVNGKSIGRHWPGYIARGNCGGCSYAGTFTDKKCRTNCGQPTQKWYHIPRSWLNSGGNFLVVLEEMGGDPTGISLVKRT, encoded by the exons ATGACAATGGAGAGAAAGTTTGACAtggttttggttttgttgtttttgtgtttttgcgTTTGTTCTGTCACAGCCTCAGTGACTTATGATCACAAAGCTATTGTAATTAATGGTCAGAGAAGAATTTTGATCTCTGGTTCAATTCATTATCCAAGAAGCACTCCTCAG ATGTGGCCAGATTTAATTCAAAAGGCCAAAGATGGAGGTGTtgatgtgattgaaacatatgtatTTTGGAATGGGCATGAACCTTCTCAAGGAAAT TATTACTTTGAAGATAGGTTTGATTTGGTTAAGTTTGTGAAAGTGGTACAACAAGCTGGACTATATGTTCACTTGCGTATCGGTCCCTATGTTTGCGCGGAATGGAATTTCGG gggatttcctgttTGGCTAAAGTATGTACCAGGTGTTGCTTTCAGAACAGACAACGAGCCGTTCAAG GCTGCAATGCAAAAATTCACTGCTAAGATTGTCAGTATTATGAAAGGTGAAAGATTGTTTCAAAGCCAAGGTGGTCCAATCATTTTGTCTCAg ATTGAGAATGAGTATGGACCAGTGGAATGGGAGATTGGTGCTCCGGGAAAAGCTTATACGAAATGGGCAGCTCAAATGGCTGTGGGTCTAAACACGGGTGTACCGTGGATTATGTGCAAGCAAGAAGATGCTCCAGATCCTATT ATTGATACCTGCAATGGATATTACTGCGAAAACTTCTCTCCCAACAAGAACTACAAACCCAAAATGTGGACTGAAAATTGGACTGGCTG GTACACTGATTTTGGTAGTGCTGTCCCTTATCGACCAGCAGAAGACTTGGCATTCTCAGTCGCCAGATTCGTACAGAATCGCGGATCTTATGTTAACTACTATATG TATCATGGAGGAACTAACTTTGGAAGAACAACTAGTGGCCTTTTCATAGCCACAAGCTACGACTACGATGCTCCTATCGATGAATACG GACTTACAAATGAACCAAAATGGGGGCATCTAAAAAATTTACATAAAGCGATAAAGCAATGCGAATCAGCTTTAGTGTCCGTGGATCCGACAGTGTCATGGCCTGGAAAAAACCTAGAG GTGCACCTTTACAAGACAAGCTTTGGTGCCTGTGCTGCCTTCCTTGCAAATTACGACACCTCATCGTGGGCAAAAGTTCCGTTCGGAAATGGCCATTACGACTTACCACCGTGGTCTATCAGTATCCTTCCTGACTGTAAAACTGAGGTTTTCAACACTGCAAAG GTTAATGCTCCGAGGTTCCATAGAAAGATGACTCCTGTAAACAGCGGGTTTAATTGGCAGTCATACAATGAACAACCTGCCGCCACCGGTGGAGAAAGTTCAATCACAATAAATGCACTTTTGGAGCAGGTCAAAGTGACTCGTGACTCGTCAGATTATTTGTGGTACATGACAGA TGTCAACATTAGTCCTAATGAAGCTTTCTTAAAGAATGGCCAATATCCTGTTCTTACTGCAATGTCGGCCGGCCATGTTCTGCATGTTTTTGTTAACGGTCAACTTTCAG GAACTGCGTATGGAGGAATTGATAATCCTAAATTAACATTAAGTAGTAGTGTGAAGCTATGGGCTGGCAATAACAAGATTTCTCTACTCAGTGTTGCAGTCGGTCTCTCG AATGTTGGCTTGCATTACGAAACATGGAACGTCGGAGTCTTAGGCCCGGTAACATTGAAGGGTCTAAATGAGGGGACAAGAGACTTGTCTAAACAAAAATGGTCTTACAAG ACTGGACTGAAAGGTGAATCCTTGAACCTTCATACCACAACTGGAAGTTCCTCAGTTAAATGGACACAAGGATCCTTTTTGTCTAAGAAGCAACCTCTCACATGGTACAAG ACAACTTTCAGCGCGCCTGCTGGAAACGATCCATTGGCTCTAGATATGAGTAGCATGGGAAAGGGTGAAATATGGGTAAACGGTAAGAGCATTGGTCGCCATTGGCCGGGATACATAGCACGTGGTAATTGTGGCGGTTGTAGTTATGCCGGAACATTTACCGATAAAAAATGCCGAACAAATTGTGGACAACCAACCCAAAAATG GTATCATATTCCTCGCTCGTGGCTGAACTCAGGCGGGAACTTCTTGGTTGTGTTGGAAGAAATGGGTGGTGACCCTACAGGAATTTCTTTGGTGAAAAGAACATAA